GAGAGCACCGAGCATCGAGAGATCGACGATATTTACTTCTCATTGAAGTCCAGAGGTATTCCCGTCTCCCGGGCGACGATATACCGCACGCTGGATGTTTTGGAGCAGGTAGACTTTGTCCACAAGATGGATATCGGCGACGGCCGCTACCGGTATGAGAACAATCTCGCGAGTAGCCGGACGGGGGCCCCCAGAGCCCACCACGACCACATGATATGTGAGGGCTGTGGCAAGATTATTGAGTTTGTCGACCACCAAATCGAGCGGCGGCAAGAGAAAATTGCTGCGGAACACAATTTCAAGTTGCTGCGGCACAGCCATCAACTCTACGGTCTCTGCAGTGACTGTGCCGAGAGTCAGTGAAACGCTGGGCTTGCCTAGGGAACCCCACAACCTAAAAAATTCCCCTTGAGGTGAGTAGACCTTGGCTGAATTCCTGATCACATTTCGCGAAACCCTGGAGGCGGCTCTCATCGTTGGAATCCTGTTCACGTTTCTCGTGAAGTCGGAACGTAACGACCTGACGCGCAGGGTTTGGAGTGGGGTTGTGGTGGCAGTGGCGGCCAGCCTGCTGGTAGCCGTTCTCTTTCAGCTGCTGGCAGGTGGTTTTTCTGGCCGCCTGGAGAAAATATTTGAAGGCGCGGTGATGATCCTGGCTGCCGCTGTGCTCTCAACGATGATCGTCTGGATGGCCCGAAACCGGGATATTGCCAGTGGGTTGGAGGGCCGGGCCGAATCCGTATTGACGGAGGGTAGCCGCGTCGGGGTAGGCATTTTCGCGCTCGCGTTCGTGGCCGTATTCCGGGAGGGTGTGGAGACAGTGCTTTTCCTTTACGGCGTGCTGTCAAACCAGGGTGGAATATCCTTCGGCGCCTCGCTGGCCGGAGGCGCGGCTGCGGTGGCCATCGGCTACCTGATTTTTG
This DNA window, taken from Candidatus Neomarinimicrobiota bacterium, encodes the following:
- a CDS encoding FTR1 family protein, which produces MAEFLITFRETLEAALIVGILFTFLVKSERNDLTRRVWSGVVVAVAASLLVAVLFQLLAGGFSGRLEKIFEGAVMILAAAVLSTMIVWMARNRDIASGLEGRAESVLTEGSRVGVGIFALAFVAVFREGVETVLFLYGVLSNQGGISFGASLAGGAAAVAIGYLIFVQGRRVPLKTFFNVSSILLILFAAGLIAHGIHEFHEAGILPFGTAVWDINPPVRSDGSYPLLHEKGGVGALAAGLFGWNGNPSLPEVLAWLLSVAGIGWLWRRAIAA
- a CDS encoding transcriptional repressor, translated to MSITADQLEHFRKALKGEALRLTTQRRAILEDILESTEHREIDDIYFSLKSRGIPVSRATIYRTLDVLEQVDFVHKMDIGDGRYRYENNLASSRTGAPRAHHDHMICEGCGKIIEFVDHQIERRQEKIAAEHNFKLLRHSHQLYGLCSDCAESQ